The proteins below are encoded in one region of Bremerella sp. P1:
- the nadE gene encoding NAD(+) synthase, with product MLNIKVAAAVLNQTPLDWEGNARNILQALEKAKAEGASVVCLPELCITGYGCEDAFLSAGMRRMAWEKLQELVPATEGLVACFGLPISYRGLVFNVAAIAANGRLLGMVPKKNLAGDGIHYEPRWFKPWPTGKRSFYEEGEQKIPLGDLAFNFDGVMMGLEICEDAWVASRPGGRLAELGVDLILNPSASHFAFDKQEVRRRFVLEGSRAFHSAYVYANLLGNESGRAIYDGGGMVASCGRLLAEAPRFSFQDAVVTTAVVDIDVNRMNRAKSDAFVLNFDAARDQVVESDFALPHCDPEVRPVTLDTWETSDYLKEEEFTRAVTLGLFDYLRKSRSHGFVVSLSGGADSAAVTTLCAYMVQFALKDLGVERFVKKLHYIGGLEGVMDASEVNQTLLTCVYQATRNSGEVTFNAAKEVAETIGANFHRIDVDDLVQRYVELGEEVIGRPLTWEQDDIALQNIQARTRAPSIWLVANLKNALLLSTSNRSEAAVGYATMDGDTSGGLCPISGIDKAFLREWLIWMEGEGPAGVGCLSALELINVQQPTAELRPADQKQTDEEDLMPYTVLDTIERLAIRDKQTAIEVFSQLRQRYPVYTLRELGGFIQRFFQLWSRNQWKRERYAPGFHLDDENLDPKTWCRFPILSGGFRVELQIMWDHINELEPEESES from the coding sequence GTGCTAAACATCAAAGTCGCAGCCGCAGTTCTCAATCAAACGCCATTGGATTGGGAAGGGAACGCCAGGAACATTCTTCAGGCCCTGGAAAAGGCCAAAGCGGAAGGCGCCTCGGTCGTCTGTCTGCCGGAACTCTGCATTACCGGTTATGGCTGCGAAGACGCATTTCTGTCGGCCGGCATGCGACGTATGGCCTGGGAGAAGTTGCAAGAGCTGGTGCCTGCTACCGAAGGTCTTGTGGCGTGCTTTGGGCTACCGATCTCTTACCGCGGGCTGGTCTTCAACGTCGCGGCAATTGCAGCCAATGGGCGGCTGCTTGGAATGGTGCCCAAGAAGAACTTGGCCGGCGATGGCATCCACTACGAACCTCGCTGGTTTAAACCGTGGCCGACGGGTAAGCGGTCGTTCTACGAAGAAGGGGAGCAGAAGATCCCGCTGGGCGACCTTGCCTTCAATTTCGATGGCGTGATGATGGGCCTGGAAATCTGCGAGGATGCCTGGGTCGCTAGTCGGCCAGGTGGTCGCTTAGCTGAACTAGGTGTCGACCTCATCTTGAATCCGAGTGCCAGCCATTTTGCGTTTGACAAACAAGAGGTGCGGCGACGTTTTGTGTTGGAAGGATCGCGTGCTTTTCACTCGGCCTACGTCTATGCCAACCTGCTGGGGAATGAATCGGGACGAGCGATCTACGACGGAGGCGGGATGGTCGCTTCCTGCGGGCGACTACTTGCCGAAGCGCCTCGCTTTAGCTTTCAAGACGCAGTGGTGACGACGGCGGTTGTCGATATCGACGTGAATCGGATGAACCGTGCTAAGAGCGATGCGTTTGTCTTAAACTTCGACGCGGCCAGAGATCAGGTTGTCGAGTCTGACTTCGCGTTGCCTCACTGCGATCCGGAAGTTCGTCCTGTCACGCTGGATACATGGGAGACTTCTGACTACCTGAAGGAGGAAGAGTTCACCCGGGCGGTCACGCTTGGGCTGTTCGACTACCTTCGCAAGAGCCGCTCGCACGGCTTTGTGGTTTCCCTTTCCGGTGGTGCCGACTCGGCTGCAGTGACGACGCTGTGTGCCTACATGGTTCAATTCGCCTTAAAAGACCTCGGCGTCGAGCGGTTTGTCAAAAAGCTGCATTATATCGGCGGACTCGAAGGCGTTATGGATGCCAGCGAGGTCAATCAAACGCTGCTCACGTGTGTCTACCAGGCCACACGCAACAGCGGTGAGGTCACGTTCAATGCGGCTAAGGAAGTCGCGGAAACGATTGGTGCCAATTTCCACCGGATCGACGTCGACGATCTTGTTCAGCGTTATGTTGAGCTTGGCGAGGAAGTGATCGGGCGGCCGCTCACCTGGGAGCAAGACGACATCGCTCTGCAGAACATTCAAGCACGAACTCGTGCTCCGAGTATCTGGCTGGTAGCCAACCTGAAGAACGCTCTGTTGCTCTCGACAAGTAATCGTTCGGAGGCGGCCGTGGGATATGCGACCATGGATGGCGATACGAGCGGAGGACTCTGTCCCATATCGGGCATCGACAAGGCGTTTCTACGTGAGTGGCTGATCTGGATGGAAGGGGAGGGGCCTGCCGGTGTGGGCTGCCTGTCGGCATTGGAATTGATCAACGTGCAGCAGCCAACCGCCGAGCTTCGTCCGGCGGATCAGAAACAAACCGATGAAGAAGATCTGATGCCGTACACGGTGCTCGATACGATCGAACGCCTGGCAATTCGTGACAAGCAGACGGCGATCGAAGTATTCTCGCAGCTCAGACAACGCTACCCGGTTTACACCTTGCGAGAGCTAGGCGGCTTCATTCAACGCTTCTTCCAGCTCTGGAGCCGCAATCAATGGAAGCGGGAACGGTACGCTCCTGGTTTTCATCTGGATGACGAGAACCTTGATCCGAAGACGTGGTGCCGATTCCCGATTTTATCCGGCGGATTCCGCGTCGAGCTCCAAATCATGTGGGACCATATCAACGAGCTTGAGCCGGAAGAGTCTGAGAGCTGA
- a CDS encoding secretin N-terminal domain-containing protein, whose product MSALRMGMLSLILGLSLVLSPAILQAEGISPRVQAALKQRGDLTLRETSLPHALQTISEIWNINVVLGSKVEGTINGTFRDAPLYDILDSLLLLNGYGYRPVGDSLVIVPLAELGTSNPMFRSETIPLEHASAVEIIPAVESLKSRGGSIQAIASANSLTVVDYPDHVEMIRNAVKNIDQVAAGSGAAPGTRVITDVLNYRPEYVDAKSMLEAIQSLISADGRAAIVESENQIVVIDRPENLRMIEGMLQRLDVPKPQVRITALIYDIDLDDMESLGVDWASVFKGRPDANGNPQNVFGLESAIAIPVAAGDPTGVMTFQTLNGSFDLTAVVEAVRQMDDSRLLADPNVVVVNREKAMIQIVTEIPYQQLTQTSAGGNIGTTAFREAGVMLTVTPRIAADGTIEMDVVPSFSRLTGYSDGANPQPIIDKRETSTTVRVADGQVLVIGGLRQRVDISNDNGIPYLKDIKYVGKLFRYRQTQVRESELVVFLRTEILPCPTTGLNCRHTDAYEEGFTKLDAIPQASQYPWPKMSPPPPGKRPTSFGPDPRRGMSPGADLPNGYETAPQWIHEEPIQTPSNAEPVIRESHVIRRFPMVR is encoded by the coding sequence TTGTCTGCGCTGCGCATGGGAATGCTGTCGCTTATTCTTGGTCTGTCGCTCGTCTTGTCTCCTGCTATCTTGCAGGCAGAAGGAATCAGTCCGCGGGTCCAAGCAGCTTTGAAGCAGCGTGGAGATCTTACGCTTCGTGAGACCAGCTTGCCTCACGCGTTGCAGACAATCAGCGAGATCTGGAACATTAACGTGGTGCTCGGCAGCAAGGTCGAAGGAACCATTAATGGTACGTTTCGTGACGCTCCTCTATACGACATCCTCGATTCACTTCTACTTTTAAACGGGTACGGCTACCGACCCGTCGGTGATAGCTTGGTCATCGTCCCCTTGGCGGAACTAGGCACCTCGAATCCCATGTTCCGGTCTGAAACGATCCCCCTGGAACATGCTAGTGCTGTCGAAATCATTCCGGCAGTTGAATCGCTGAAATCGCGCGGGGGCTCGATACAAGCAATCGCCTCGGCTAACAGCTTGACCGTCGTGGACTACCCCGACCATGTCGAAATGATTCGCAACGCCGTGAAGAACATCGATCAAGTCGCCGCCGGATCAGGGGCTGCTCCAGGCACGCGAGTCATCACCGACGTTTTGAACTACCGTCCCGAATACGTCGACGCCAAGAGCATGCTCGAAGCAATCCAGTCGCTGATTAGCGCCGATGGTCGCGCGGCGATTGTGGAATCGGAAAACCAAATTGTGGTCATCGATCGCCCCGAAAACCTCCGCATGATCGAAGGAATGTTGCAGCGGTTAGACGTTCCCAAACCACAGGTACGTATCACGGCGCTTATTTACGACATCGACCTGGACGACATGGAAAGTCTGGGGGTTGACTGGGCCTCGGTGTTTAAGGGACGCCCCGATGCCAACGGCAATCCTCAGAACGTATTTGGCCTAGAATCGGCGATCGCCATACCAGTTGCTGCGGGAGATCCGACTGGGGTCATGACGTTTCAGACCCTGAACGGAAGCTTCGATCTGACCGCAGTGGTCGAGGCCGTACGGCAAATGGACGATTCGCGCCTGCTGGCCGACCCGAACGTGGTTGTCGTGAATCGCGAAAAGGCGATGATTCAAATCGTCACCGAGATCCCGTACCAACAACTCACGCAAACTTCCGCTGGGGGGAACATCGGAACGACGGCATTCCGAGAAGCAGGCGTGATGCTGACCGTCACGCCGCGAATTGCCGCGGATGGAACGATCGAGATGGACGTTGTCCCATCATTTAGTCGACTGACGGGGTACAGCGACGGCGCCAATCCGCAGCCGATTATCGACAAACGAGAGACAAGTACCACGGTTCGTGTAGCCGACGGTCAGGTACTGGTTATTGGTGGTTTGCGTCAGCGTGTGGACATCAGCAACGACAACGGAATCCCGTATTTGAAGGACATCAAGTACGTCGGGAAGCTGTTTCGTTATCGTCAGACCCAGGTTCGCGAGAGTGAACTGGTGGTCTTCCTACGGACAGAGATTCTTCCCTGTCCGACGACCGGCCTGAATTGTCGCCACACCGATGCCTACGAGGAAGGGTTCACGAAGCTCGATGCGATCCCGCAGGCTTCGCAGTACCCATGGCCGAAGATGAGTCCTCCACCACCAGGGAAACGGCCAACTTCGTTTGGTCCCGATCCGCGACGCGGAATGTCGCCAGGGGCAGATCTGCCGAACGGGTATGAAACCGCACCGCAGTGGATCCACGAAGAGCCGATTCAAACGCCGTCCAATGCCGAGCCAGTAATCCGGGAATCGCACGTGATCCGGCGATTCCCCATGGTTCGCTAG
- a CDS encoding HAD-IIB family hydrolase: protein MSKVLATDLDGTFIPLKDNAENKEDLVQLARALKENDVTLTFVTGRHLESVQDAITRFALPMPDWVICDVGTSIYKRTEDDSFEIAQSYVDHLQSIVGEVDTSRLREEFASLESLKLQEEEKQGAFKLSFYCDAKKLHTIHNEVLDRLTHGRLPYSMISSVDPFTGDGLIDLLPTDVSKAHALQWWTDHAGMDNKELVFSGDSGNDLAAMTAGYRTIVVGNAPAELMETVHQHYESRMQVDRVYLAEKTATSGVLAGCRHFGLI, encoded by the coding sequence GTGAGCAAGGTACTCGCTACCGACTTGGACGGCACGTTCATTCCTTTAAAAGACAACGCAGAGAACAAAGAAGATTTGGTTCAGCTTGCAAGAGCCTTAAAGGAAAACGACGTCACGCTCACCTTCGTCACCGGCAGGCACTTGGAATCGGTTCAAGACGCGATTACACGCTTCGCGTTGCCTATGCCTGATTGGGTTATTTGCGATGTCGGTACTTCCATCTACAAGCGGACCGAGGACGATTCGTTCGAGATTGCGCAATCGTATGTCGATCACCTCCAAAGCATTGTCGGTGAAGTGGACACTTCACGACTGCGAGAAGAGTTTGCGTCACTTGAGTCGCTCAAGCTTCAAGAAGAAGAGAAGCAAGGAGCGTTCAAACTCAGCTTCTACTGCGATGCCAAGAAGCTGCATACGATCCATAATGAAGTGCTGGATCGACTAACGCACGGACGATTGCCGTACAGCATGATCAGTAGTGTCGATCCATTTACGGGAGATGGTTTGATCGATCTTCTGCCGACCGATGTTTCCAAAGCGCATGCGCTGCAGTGGTGGACCGACCACGCCGGGATGGACAATAAAGAACTCGTCTTCTCAGGCGACTCCGGCAACGACCTGGCCGCCATGACCGCTGGCTACCGCACGATTGTCGTTGGAAACGCACCAGCCGAACTAATGGAAACGGTGCACCAACATTACGAAAGCCGCATGCAGGTCGATCGCGTCTACCTGGCAGAGAAGACGGCAACCAGCGGCGTGCTGGCCGGTTGTCGACACTTCGGGCTCATCTAG
- a CDS encoding ABC transporter ATP-binding protein yields the protein MIATRKPVIELRRLHRFFGRTKAVNDVSFEVYPGQVFGYIGPNGAGKTTSMRILATLDLPTAGDALIDGYSVINDPDRVRRRLGFMPDAFGVYANVNCREYLDFFARSYGLRGRERRLAMDKTMEFTGLDVLAEKPISGLSKGMKQRLCLGRSMIHDPAVMILDEPAAGLDPRARIELREMIARLAQHGKTILVSSHILTELAEMCDVVGIIEQGQLLATGSVADIQRGQLTASRVRVRVLENTEGLAQWLTEKEGYNEIVTDGELLHFSHVGERAEEAILLKEMIEAGFRIAEFGARHSTLEDVFLNVTKGRVQ from the coding sequence ATGATCGCAACCCGTAAGCCTGTTATCGAACTTCGCCGACTGCATCGTTTTTTTGGACGCACCAAAGCGGTCAACGATGTCTCATTCGAGGTCTACCCAGGCCAGGTATTCGGTTACATCGGCCCCAATGGCGCCGGCAAAACAACTAGCATGCGCATCCTGGCGACGCTTGATCTGCCAACGGCCGGCGATGCCCTGATCGATGGTTATTCCGTCATCAACGACCCCGATCGCGTTCGTCGGCGATTGGGTTTCATGCCCGATGCGTTTGGCGTTTATGCCAACGTGAACTGTCGTGAATACTTGGACTTCTTCGCGCGTTCGTATGGACTGCGTGGCCGAGAACGTCGCTTGGCGATGGACAAGACGATGGAATTCACTGGGTTGGATGTCCTGGCCGAGAAACCCATCAGTGGCCTTTCGAAGGGGATGAAGCAGCGCCTGTGCCTGGGCCGGTCGATGATTCATGACCCGGCGGTGATGATCCTGGACGAACCAGCGGCAGGCCTTGATCCGCGAGCACGAATTGAACTGCGGGAAATGATTGCCCGACTCGCCCAACACGGAAAGACAATCCTTGTCAGCTCGCACATCCTGACCGAGTTGGCCGAAATGTGCGACGTGGTGGGAATCATCGAGCAGGGGCAACTTCTAGCAACCGGGAGCGTCGCCGATATTCAACGAGGCCAACTCACAGCCAGTCGCGTTCGTGTCCGAGTTCTCGAGAATACGGAAGGTCTCGCCCAGTGGCTCACCGAGAAGGAGGGCTACAACGAGATCGTCACCGATGGCGAGCTTCTCCATTTCTCGCACGTTGGGGAACGGGCAGAAGAGGCCATTTTGCTCAAAGAAATGATCGAGGCCGGATTCCGCATTGCCGAATTTGGGGCCCGGCACTCGACGCTTGAAGACGTGTTCCTCAATGTGACGAAAGGACGCGTTCAATGA
- a CDS encoding DUF309 domain-containing protein — MAAETVRYEPDLPFPPYAYVPGLFPRPETAFGGDTTGQSFRYGVDLFNHGFYWEAHEAWESAWNVYARAGEPAKLLKGLIHLTACGVKARQHSLHGVEVHAGKAIVLLENVREDLGIASLRSLTEQVKKVRETPSRFLSESQENVVIVFDFRIELSRG, encoded by the coding sequence ATGGCAGCTGAAACCGTACGTTACGAACCGGATCTACCGTTTCCCCCGTACGCGTACGTTCCAGGCTTGTTTCCTCGGCCCGAAACGGCTTTTGGAGGAGATACGACCGGGCAATCGTTTCGGTACGGGGTCGATCTATTTAATCACGGTTTTTATTGGGAAGCCCATGAAGCGTGGGAGTCCGCATGGAACGTCTACGCCAGAGCGGGGGAGCCGGCCAAGCTGCTCAAAGGGCTCATTCATTTGACAGCCTGCGGTGTGAAGGCTCGGCAACACTCACTTCATGGAGTGGAAGTTCACGCGGGAAAAGCGATCGTGCTTTTAGAGAATGTCCGGGAAGACCTTGGCATCGCTTCGCTAAGGTCACTTACCGAGCAGGTGAAGAAAGTTCGGGAGACTCCCAGTCGTTTCCTAAGCGAATCTCAGGAGAACGTGGTTATCGTGTTCGACTTCCGTATCGAATTGTCGCGTGGCTAA
- a CDS encoding SDR family oxidoreductase, protein MSVRKIVVTGVTKGLGRAMVDGFIAAGHQVAGCGRSADRIDLLHEQYGDAHRFDVVDVTNWHDVKQWGKAVHEFFGVPDLLINNAAIINENNPLWRVPVGEFSQMIDINIQGVFHVIKVFVPAMVERGEGVIINFSSGWGRSTSPEVGPYCATKYAVEGMTKSLAQELPEGMAAIPLGPGMIHTEMLEKCFADGASSAVKPDDWASYAVPFILSLGAEENGQSISIVK, encoded by the coding sequence ATGTCCGTCCGGAAAATTGTCGTTACCGGCGTCACCAAGGGGCTTGGCCGTGCCATGGTCGATGGATTTATCGCCGCTGGTCACCAGGTCGCAGGCTGCGGACGATCGGCCGATAGGATCGATCTGCTGCACGAACAGTACGGAGACGCTCATCGGTTTGACGTGGTCGATGTGACCAACTGGCATGACGTCAAACAGTGGGGCAAGGCTGTTCACGAGTTCTTTGGTGTGCCAGACTTGTTGATCAACAACGCGGCCATTATCAATGAAAACAATCCGCTCTGGCGAGTCCCGGTGGGTGAGTTTTCGCAGATGATCGACATCAACATCCAGGGCGTCTTTCACGTGATCAAAGTGTTCGTGCCCGCGATGGTCGAACGGGGCGAAGGCGTGATCATCAACTTCAGTTCCGGCTGGGGTCGCTCGACATCGCCTGAGGTCGGACCTTACTGCGCCACGAAATATGCCGTGGAAGGAATGACTAAGTCGCTGGCTCAAGAGCTGCCAGAAGGCATGGCTGCGATTCCCCTGGGGCCCGGCATGATCCACACCGAGATGTTGGAGAAGTGCTTCGCCGACGGGGCCTCCAGCGCGGTGAAGCCTGACGACTGGGCCTCGTACGCGGTACCGTTCATTCTCTCGCTGGGAGCAGAGGAAAACGGCCAGTCGATCAGCATTGTAAAGTAG
- a CDS encoding metallopeptidase family protein, whose amino-acid sequence MDEQSREYFDIHLESVLANLPETIATLLNKVPMIVEDYPSDALVRQLGLHSRRQLCGLYTGIPLTSRSIEGPPVPSDAIQIFREGILSQTRYVNGQISAVGLREQIRITILHELGHHFGMTEEDLDELGYG is encoded by the coding sequence ATGGACGAGCAATCTCGAGAATACTTCGACATTCACCTGGAATCAGTTCTTGCGAACCTGCCAGAGACGATCGCGACGCTGCTAAACAAGGTGCCCATGATTGTCGAAGACTATCCGTCGGATGCTCTGGTGCGGCAATTGGGCCTGCATAGCCGACGTCAACTGTGCGGTCTGTATACGGGGATTCCGCTAACCAGTCGATCAATTGAGGGTCCGCCGGTTCCATCGGACGCAATTCAGATCTTTCGCGAAGGGATTCTGTCGCAAACCCGCTATGTGAACGGGCAGATCTCAGCCGTAGGGCTCCGCGAACAAATTCGGATAACCATTCTGCATGAACTGGGACATCATTTCGGCATGACTGAAGAAGACCTGGATGAACTAGGCTACGGCTAG
- a CDS encoding peptide chain release factor family protein, translated as MLRGIDHPAAWPVEQLLKRCEIKRLRRGGPGGQHRNKVETAVIVHDPVTGQSGEGNERRSQEANRQVAIFRLRIKLAIHVIDEIHLSTTPSELWRSRLRSGKVSINPTHDDFPALLAEAITVLQAEGWDASAAATQLGCSTNQLVKLLKNESAAFALLNRERDQLGLKRLK; from the coding sequence ATGCTCAGAGGAATCGATCATCCGGCTGCCTGGCCGGTCGAGCAGCTTTTGAAGCGATGCGAAATCAAGCGACTTCGTCGTGGCGGCCCTGGAGGGCAGCATCGCAACAAGGTTGAAACGGCGGTCATCGTTCACGATCCCGTCACGGGTCAATCTGGCGAAGGGAACGAACGCCGTAGCCAGGAAGCCAACCGCCAGGTTGCCATCTTTCGCCTACGAATCAAGCTGGCGATTCACGTGATTGACGAAATCCATCTGTCCACAACGCCCAGCGAACTTTGGCGATCGCGGCTGCGTAGTGGAAAAGTCTCGATCAATCCTACCCATGACGACTTCCCAGCATTGCTGGCAGAGGCCATAACTGTATTACAGGCCGAAGGTTGGGACGCTTCCGCAGCCGCCACACAACTGGGCTGCTCGACCAATCAGTTGGTGAAACTGCTCAAAAACGAGTCGGCAGCATTCGCGCTGCTAAACCGTGAGCGAGACCAACTCGGCCTAAAACGGCTGAAGTAG
- a CDS encoding ABC transporter permease → MSTMDVTPEPTTQDEPSTHSWWQSVDQTLESIGEYFNPILIKETRQALKSRQFAVTFALVLLTSWIWSLLAIYFRYPGILYSPDGPFLMVGYLDILLFPLVVIIPFSAFRSLASEREDGTFELLSISTLSPRQITIGKLVSSIVQMLVYLSALAPCLAFTYLLRGIDIVTIAYVLICAFLASILLSGVGLVLACITRQRHWQSALSVIVILLFIFLYGIGLIISYASVYEDASWRQYDNLDFWATTVAFFSVYASYLYLMVEVASAQITFESENRSAGIRRGLLVQHFLAIGWFGFLAIRFPREEEIPMILMTILCLHWFIMGAFINGESPALSPRVKRTIPNLLADRIWRNWLLPGPDRGYLFVVTSLISALLLVSGLAWIHTITTSSSADALYVAIYSVGLVGYTIFYLSVGRLLIRLLSLIFRADIFVSVILHLILLMGGVMLPLGFQVLTNRTLDRNFHHWTNPFWFFIEGVDDQSFIGSPLIGIFVLFLAILCGFLFLLNLLLSGRNFLPKRETDPRFQPELLPPKIEDAADPLA, encoded by the coding sequence ATGAGCACCATGGATGTCACCCCCGAACCCACGACGCAGGACGAACCATCGACACACTCCTGGTGGCAGTCGGTCGATCAGACATTGGAGTCGATCGGAGAATACTTCAATCCGATTCTGATCAAGGAGACGCGTCAGGCACTCAAGAGTCGGCAATTTGCCGTGACCTTTGCCCTGGTGCTGCTGACAAGTTGGATCTGGTCGCTGCTGGCGATCTACTTTCGTTACCCTGGCATCCTCTATTCGCCGGATGGCCCGTTCCTGATGGTGGGCTATCTCGACATTCTTCTTTTCCCATTAGTGGTGATCATTCCGTTTTCGGCGTTTCGCTCGCTTGCGTCCGAGAGGGAAGATGGAACGTTCGAGCTGCTTTCCATATCGACGCTCAGCCCACGTCAGATCACTATCGGTAAACTTGTCAGCTCGATCGTGCAGATGCTCGTGTATCTCTCGGCGTTGGCTCCGTGCCTGGCGTTCACCTATCTGCTGCGCGGGATCGATATTGTCACTATTGCCTACGTACTGATCTGTGCATTCCTCGCATCGATCCTCTTATCAGGCGTGGGGCTAGTCCTTGCTTGCATTACTCGGCAGCGGCATTGGCAGTCGGCTCTTTCGGTGATCGTCATCTTGCTGTTCATCTTTCTTTACGGGATTGGCCTGATCATCAGTTACGCCAGCGTGTACGAAGACGCAAGCTGGCGACAGTATGACAACCTTGATTTCTGGGCCACAACCGTCGCGTTTTTCTCGGTCTACGCAAGTTACCTTTATCTCATGGTCGAAGTGGCTTCGGCCCAGATTACGTTTGAAAGCGAAAACCGTTCTGCCGGCATTCGTCGTGGGCTCCTCGTTCAGCATTTTCTCGCCATTGGCTGGTTCGGCTTCCTGGCCATCCGATTTCCTCGCGAAGAGGAGATCCCGATGATATTGATGACCATCCTGTGCCTGCACTGGTTCATCATGGGGGCGTTCATCAATGGAGAATCACCAGCGCTGTCGCCACGCGTCAAGCGAACGATTCCCAATCTGTTGGCGGATCGTATCTGGCGAAACTGGTTATTGCCAGGTCCGGACCGTGGCTATTTATTCGTAGTCACTTCCCTTATTAGCGCCCTGCTGCTCGTATCCGGATTGGCCTGGATTCACACGATCACCACTTCATCATCCGCAGACGCCTTGTACGTGGCGATCTACTCCGTGGGATTGGTCGGCTACACCATCTTCTATCTGAGCGTGGGTAGGTTGCTCATTCGACTTCTGAGCTTGATTTTCCGAGCCGATATTTTCGTCTCGGTCATCCTGCACCTGATTCTGCTGATGGGCGGAGTGATGCTGCCGCTCGGCTTCCAGGTGCTCACCAACCGCACCTTGGACCGCAATTTCCATCACTGGACCAATCCCTTCTGGTTCTTCATCGAAGGGGTCGATGATCAGAGTTTCATCGGTTCGCCGTTGATTGGCATCTTTGTGTTATTCCTGGCTATCCTGTGCGGGTTCCTGTTCCTGTTGAATCTGCTTTTGAGCGGTCGCAATTTCTTACCCAAACGAGAGACCGATCCACGATTCCAGCCGGAACTCCTTCCCCCCAAGATCGAAGATGCCGCCGATCCTTTGGCCTAG
- a CDS encoding lipoprotein N-acyltransferase Lnb domain-containing protein, with translation MGILCLGVFSTGCKAIVATNNRNWAPDQAKLPISEVNGDHIKIHNVRNCRYATADEYVVQYYDKDIRLSDIQTVDFVVVPFKDTPSVAHTMLSFGMKDGQYLVSSVEIRKEATEEYSAWKGFFNQYELMYVIGDERDVINLSSNYYKSDVYLYRTVAQPEQAQELFLDVIKRANKLAADPEFYNTVTNNCTTNIVSHVNKIAPKSVPYDMRILLPGYSDEYAYSLGLLDTSVPFEQLRSESKINQLAERYRDDENFSQYIRR, from the coding sequence ATGGGGATACTGTGCCTGGGCGTCTTCTCGACAGGCTGCAAAGCGATTGTTGCTACCAACAATCGCAACTGGGCGCCCGACCAGGCCAAGCTTCCCATCAGCGAAGTGAACGGTGATCACATCAAGATTCACAACGTTCGCAACTGCCGTTATGCCACGGCCGATGAGTACGTCGTGCAGTACTACGACAAAGATATTCGCCTGAGCGACATTCAAACCGTTGACTTTGTGGTGGTGCCGTTTAAGGATACGCCCAGCGTCGCCCACACTATGCTCAGCTTCGGCATGAAAGACGGCCAGTACCTGGTTTCCTCGGTAGAAATCCGCAAAGAAGCGACCGAAGAGTACTCGGCGTGGAAGGGATTCTTCAACCAGTACGAGTTGATGTACGTGATCGGAGACGAGCGCGACGTCATCAATCTCAGTTCCAATTACTACAAGAGTGACGTCTATCTTTATCGCACGGTCGCCCAACCGGAGCAGGCCCAGGAACTGTTTCTCGACGTGATCAAGCGAGCCAACAAACTGGCCGCCGATCCTGAGTTCTACAACACGGTAACCAACAACTGCACAACGAACATTGTTTCGCACGTCAACAAGATCGCTCCCAAGAGTGTCCCGTACGACATGCGAATTCTTCTGCCAGGCTACAGCGACGAATATGCGTACTCGCTTGGTCTCCTGGATACGAGCGTCCCCTTCGAGCAGCTGCGATCCGAGTCGAAGATCAACCAGCTTGCCGAACGCTATCGCGATGACGAGAACTTCTCGCAGTACATCCGCCGATAG